The following nucleotide sequence is from Anaerolineales bacterium.
GGGATACTCGTTCAACCGCCGCAAAATCTGCGCCGCGCGTTCCGCCGTGCGCCTGCCGCTGAAACGCGGACAGTTGTCGTTCGAGTGGCGCCATCTTCTGGCCAAGGTGAGGACCCGCGACCCGGCGAAGTACCGCGAACTGCGCAAGCGGACCCGCCCCGCGCCGCACCCGCTGTTCCGCGTCGTCCCGGGGGGAATCGAGGATTGGGAGCGGGGCGCGGCGGGAAAGAGGCCGCGCCAGCCGCGGAGGGCATCCTGATGGATGTGAAATCGCTCGGATATAAAACCGACCTGATCTTCCCCGCCTTCGACGGCGAGATCGTCGACCGCGGGGACTATCTCGTCGTCCGCACGCCCTCCAATCCCGATTTCTATTGGGGGAATTTTCTGCTGTTCGAGAATCCGCCGGCCGGGGGAGATTATGCCCGCTGGAAAGGACTGTTCGCCCGGGAAATCGGCATCCCGCCCCAAACGG
It contains:
- a CDS encoding DNA lyase, with protein sequence MRLWSLHPKYLDRKGLTAVWREGLLAQKVLRGLTRGYRRHPQLVRFRACRRPLQAIGAYLKEVCAEAERRGYSFNRRKICAARSAVRLPLKRGQLSFEWRHLLAKVRTRDPAKYRELRKRTRPAPHPLFRVVPGGIEDWERGAAGKRPRQPRRAS